A genomic region of Clavibacter michiganensis subsp. insidiosus contains the following coding sequences:
- a CDS encoding fumarylacetoacetate hydrolase family protein, which produces MKFAHLLADDGVTPRLAAIVSEGEALFLDEVLDDSPRDLQDLIERGDDEMARVRATVERAVASRTSTTPVDGLTHASAVLRPPAVYAVGLNYSAHAEELNITSASAPTVFALWPNSLSGHEGTTSWPRSLSEEVDYEVELGVIIGTAARDVSEADALDHVFGYTVVNDITARNLQFSEQQWSRCKSFDGFSPTGPVVVTRDEVPDPQDLRITTVLDGETVQDGRTSGMVRTVARLVSYLSTSSTLLPGTLISTGTTSGAGYSRDPQIFLKDGSTVTVSVEGIGSLTTHTRIL; this is translated from the coding sequence ATGAAGTTCGCCCACCTGCTCGCCGACGACGGCGTGACCCCCCGACTGGCCGCGATCGTCTCGGAGGGCGAGGCGCTCTTCCTCGACGAGGTGCTCGACGACTCCCCGCGCGACCTCCAGGACCTCATCGAGCGCGGCGACGACGAGATGGCCCGCGTCCGCGCCACCGTCGAGCGCGCCGTCGCGAGCCGCACCAGCACCACGCCGGTGGACGGCCTCACGCACGCCTCCGCGGTGCTCCGCCCGCCGGCCGTCTACGCCGTGGGCCTCAACTACTCCGCGCACGCCGAGGAGCTCAACATCACGAGCGCCTCCGCCCCCACCGTCTTCGCGCTCTGGCCCAACTCGCTCTCCGGCCACGAGGGCACCACGAGCTGGCCGCGCTCGCTCAGCGAGGAGGTCGACTACGAGGTCGAGCTCGGCGTGATCATCGGCACGGCCGCCCGCGACGTGTCGGAGGCCGACGCGCTCGACCACGTCTTCGGCTACACGGTCGTCAACGACATCACCGCCCGCAACCTCCAGTTCTCCGAGCAGCAGTGGAGCCGCTGCAAGAGCTTCGACGGCTTCTCCCCCACGGGTCCCGTCGTCGTCACGCGCGATGAGGTGCCGGATCCGCAGGACCTCCGCATCACGACGGTGCTCGACGGCGAGACGGTGCAGGACGGCCGCACGAGCGGCATGGTCCGCACGGTCGCGCGCCTCGTCTCCTACCTCTCCACCTCCTCCACGCTGCTGCCCGGCACGCTCATCTCCACGGGCACGACGAGCGGCGCCGGCTACTCGCGCGATCCGCAGATCTTCCTCAAGGACGGCAGCACCGTCACGGTCTCCGTCGAGGGCATCGGCTCGCTCACGACGCACACGCGCATCCTCTGA
- a CDS encoding ATP-dependent DNA ligase yields MAGAKQQVEVEGRRITLTNLDKVLYPATGTTKGDVIAYYAAVAPHMLPHLRDRPVTRKRWVDGVGTDEAPGKMFFQKDLDAHTPDWVQRRAIQHRDHANDYPLVGDVATLTWLGQIAALELHVPQWRFGRTGDERRPDRLVLDLDPGPGAGLPECVEVATAARAILRDMGLEPYPVTSGSKGIHLYAALDGSHDADAISEVAHELARALEADHPDLVVSDMRKALRQGKVLVDWSQNNPNKTTVAPYSLRGRSRPTVAVPRTWRELASPTLRHLELDEVVARMRKREDPLAPVEAGHRESLEPTRERLAGFARREPSDAADDRLATYRSKRDAAKTSEPVPADAPAPSDGRSFVIQEHHARALHWDFRLEHDGVLVSWALPKGVPTEHGTNHLAVQTEDHPLEYGSFEGTIPAGEYGGGEVTIWDAGTFELEKWRDGKEVIATLHGRGDGTGIDGPRRYALIHTGGHGKADANWLIHLMEPADAPAAHHPKPARPAALAKAGGRTRVGARRKGGAASAPAPMLATAATGAGLDPDEEWAVEMKWDGYRAITVVADGRATITSRNGVDLTAAFPELAELPDQLAVDAAVLDGEIVVLGDGGRPDFGLLQTRLGLTGEKEIARARKAAPVHLMLFDALAIGDRVLVDEPYRERRAALLDAVRAPGRGRIQVPPAFDGDLDGALATSRELGLEGVVAKRVDAPYESGRRSSAWLKIKHHRAQEVVVGGWRPGPGSRSSGIGSLLVGVPGPDGLMYAGRVGTGLTERDLADALRRFRPLARKTSPFADVPAADARDAHWITPRLVGEVEFAEWTSTGRLRQASWRGWRHDKSPDEVVRED; encoded by the coding sequence ATGGCGGGCGCGAAGCAGCAGGTGGAGGTCGAGGGGCGGCGGATCACGCTCACGAACCTCGACAAGGTGCTGTACCCGGCCACCGGAACGACCAAGGGCGACGTCATCGCGTACTACGCCGCCGTCGCGCCGCACATGCTCCCGCACCTCCGCGACCGGCCCGTGACCCGCAAGCGCTGGGTCGACGGCGTCGGCACCGACGAGGCGCCGGGGAAGATGTTCTTCCAGAAGGACCTCGACGCGCACACGCCCGACTGGGTGCAGCGGCGGGCGATCCAGCACCGCGACCACGCGAACGACTACCCGCTCGTCGGCGACGTCGCGACGCTCACCTGGCTCGGGCAGATCGCGGCGCTCGAGCTGCACGTGCCGCAGTGGCGGTTCGGCCGCACGGGCGACGAGCGGCGGCCCGACCGGCTCGTGCTCGACCTCGACCCGGGCCCGGGCGCCGGCCTCCCCGAGTGCGTCGAGGTCGCGACGGCGGCCCGCGCGATCCTCCGCGACATGGGCCTCGAGCCGTACCCGGTGACGAGCGGGTCCAAGGGCATCCACCTGTACGCCGCCCTCGACGGCAGCCACGACGCGGACGCGATCTCCGAGGTCGCGCACGAGCTGGCGCGCGCGCTCGAGGCCGACCATCCCGACCTCGTCGTGAGCGACATGAGGAAGGCGCTGCGGCAGGGCAAGGTGCTCGTCGACTGGAGCCAGAACAACCCCAACAAGACGACGGTGGCGCCGTACTCGCTGCGCGGGCGCTCCCGGCCGACGGTCGCCGTGCCGCGCACCTGGCGCGAGCTCGCGTCGCCGACGCTCCGGCACCTGGAGCTGGACGAGGTGGTCGCGCGGATGCGGAAGCGCGAGGATCCGCTCGCCCCCGTCGAGGCGGGCCACCGCGAGAGCCTGGAGCCGACGCGCGAGCGGCTCGCGGGCTTCGCGCGGAGGGAGCCGTCCGACGCCGCCGACGACCGGCTCGCGACCTACCGGTCGAAGCGCGACGCCGCGAAGACGAGCGAGCCCGTGCCCGCCGACGCGCCCGCGCCCAGCGATGGCCGCTCCTTCGTGATCCAGGAGCACCACGCCCGCGCGCTGCACTGGGACTTCCGGCTCGAGCACGACGGCGTGCTCGTGAGCTGGGCCCTCCCCAAGGGCGTGCCCACCGAGCACGGCACGAACCACCTCGCGGTGCAGACCGAGGACCACCCGCTGGAGTACGGGTCCTTCGAGGGCACGATCCCCGCGGGCGAGTACGGCGGCGGCGAGGTCACCATCTGGGACGCGGGCACCTTCGAGCTGGAGAAGTGGCGCGATGGCAAGGAGGTCATCGCCACGCTGCACGGGCGGGGCGACGGCACCGGCATCGACGGGCCGCGACGGTACGCGCTCATCCACACGGGCGGGCACGGGAAGGCCGACGCGAACTGGCTGATCCACCTGATGGAGCCCGCGGACGCGCCCGCCGCGCACCACCCGAAGCCTGCGCGCCCCGCAGCGCTCGCGAAGGCGGGCGGCCGCACGCGCGTCGGCGCGCGGCGGAAGGGCGGCGCCGCATCCGCCCCCGCGCCCATGCTCGCCACCGCCGCCACCGGCGCCGGCCTCGACCCCGACGAGGAGTGGGCCGTCGAGATGAAGTGGGACGGCTACCGTGCGATCACCGTCGTCGCGGACGGCCGGGCGACCATCACGAGCCGCAACGGCGTCGACCTCACGGCCGCCTTCCCCGAGCTCGCCGAGCTGCCCGACCAGCTCGCCGTCGACGCCGCGGTGCTCGACGGCGAGATCGTGGTGCTGGGCGACGGCGGCCGCCCCGACTTCGGCCTCCTGCAGACGCGCCTCGGCCTCACGGGCGAGAAGGAGATCGCGCGTGCCCGGAAGGCCGCGCCCGTGCACCTCATGCTCTTCGACGCGCTCGCGATCGGCGACCGCGTGCTCGTTGACGAGCCGTACCGGGAGCGCCGTGCCGCCCTCCTCGACGCGGTCCGGGCGCCGGGCCGCGGCCGGATCCAGGTGCCGCCCGCGTTCGACGGCGACCTCGACGGAGCGCTCGCCACGAGCCGCGAGCTCGGCCTCGAGGGCGTCGTCGCCAAGCGCGTCGACGCGCCCTACGAGTCGGGCCGCCGGTCGAGCGCCTGGCTCAAGATCAAGCACCACCGCGCGCAGGAGGTGGTGGTCGGCGGCTGGCGCCCCGGACCCGGCAGCCGGTCCTCCGGCATCGGCTCGCTGCTCGTCGGCGTCCCCGGCCCCGACGGCCTCATGTACGCGGGCCGCGTCGGCACGGGCCTCACCGAGCGCGACCTCGCCGACGCCCTCCGCCGCTTCCGCCCGCTCGCGCGGAAGACGAGCCCCTTCGCCGACGTGCCCGCCGCCGACGCCCGCGACGCGCACTGGATCACCCCGCGTCTCGTCGGCGAGGTCGAGTTCGCCGAGTGGACCTCCACGGGCCGCCTCCGCCAGGCGTCGTGGCGCGGGTGGCGGCACGACAAGTCGCCCGACGAGGTCGTGCGCGAGGACTGA
- a CDS encoding Ku protein: MRAIWKGAVTFGLVNVPVKVYSATQDHDVPLHQVHDADGGRIRYQRRCEVCGKVVDYAHIDKAFDDGDRTVVITEEDLSALPEEKSREIDVVEFVPSDQVDPVMLDRSYFLEPDSSSPKSYALLRRTLQETDRTAIVHVTLRQRTRLAALRVRGDVLMLQTLLWDDEVREADFPSLDAAPKVSPRELKMSAQLVEGFAEDFDPSKFSDEYQEQLKTLIDAKLAQGDSLDTDATFGEGDADDDEGEGGEVLDLMDALKRSIERSRGGGSAAKKAAARKKAPAGKTAATGKTKASGGSADQAAEKSVPEKKSAKKPAAKKSEPKGSAAERKSA, translated from the coding sequence ATGAGAGCCATCTGGAAGGGCGCCGTCACCTTCGGCCTCGTCAACGTGCCCGTGAAGGTCTACAGCGCGACGCAGGACCACGACGTGCCGCTGCACCAGGTGCACGACGCCGACGGCGGGCGGATCCGCTACCAGCGCCGTTGCGAGGTGTGCGGCAAGGTCGTCGACTACGCCCACATCGATAAGGCGTTCGACGACGGGGACCGCACCGTCGTGATCACCGAGGAGGACCTCTCCGCGCTGCCGGAGGAGAAGAGCCGCGAGATCGACGTCGTGGAGTTCGTGCCGAGCGACCAGGTCGATCCCGTGATGCTCGACCGCAGCTACTTCCTCGAGCCCGACTCCTCGAGCCCCAAGTCGTACGCGCTGCTGCGCCGCACGCTGCAGGAGACGGACCGCACGGCGATCGTGCACGTCACGCTCCGCCAGCGCACCCGGCTCGCGGCGCTCCGCGTGCGCGGCGACGTGCTCATGTTGCAGACGCTGCTCTGGGACGACGAGGTGCGCGAGGCCGACTTCCCGTCGCTCGACGCGGCACCCAAGGTCTCGCCGCGGGAGCTGAAGATGTCGGCGCAGCTCGTGGAGGGGTTCGCGGAGGACTTCGACCCGTCGAAGTTCAGCGACGAGTACCAGGAGCAGCTGAAGACCCTCATCGACGCGAAGCTCGCGCAGGGCGACTCGCTCGACACCGACGCGACGTTCGGCGAGGGGGACGCGGACGACGACGAGGGCGAGGGCGGCGAGGTCCTCGACCTCATGGACGCGCTGAAGCGGAGCATCGAGCGGAGCCGGGGCGGGGGATCCGCGGCGAAGAAGGCGGCGGCGCGGAAGAAGGCACCCGCGGGGAAGACGGCGGCGACGGGGAAGACGAAGGCATCCGGCGGCAGCGCGGACCAGGCGGCCGAGAAGTCGGTCCCGGAGAAGAAGTCCGCCAAGAAGCCAGCGGCGAAGAAGTCCGAGCCGAAGGGATCCGCCGCCGAGCGGAAGAGCGCGTAG
- a CDS encoding DNA-3-methyladenine glycosylase family protein — MDSPGAAAHVDRTVLEVRGPFDGGGVIRFLSWHAVTGAEEGDDTSFTQSARLAHGAGTVTVRLLDADDATALSADAVTRVEVTTRVEHAADAAELLAGTRRLLGLDVDAARIDADLARDPALAAAVRATPGLRIPGTLDPCSTLFRTVVGQQISVASARATHGRMTADLGEDLPASVAHGSVTRLPPTATRIARDGAELLRGPARRTATLIRIAEALESGELVIERGMPRAELRAALVAFHGVGPWTADYVAMRALGEPDILLSGDLIVRRGAAALGLPDEARALDARAAAWSPWRSYATLHLWRVMTDGMPAAG, encoded by the coding sequence ATGGACTCCCCCGGCGCCGCCGCGCACGTCGACCGCACGGTGCTCGAGGTCCGCGGTCCCTTCGACGGCGGCGGCGTGATCCGCTTCCTCTCCTGGCACGCGGTCACGGGCGCTGAGGAGGGCGACGACACGTCCTTCACGCAGTCAGCGCGGCTCGCGCACGGCGCGGGGACGGTGACCGTGCGGCTGCTCGACGCGGACGACGCCACCGCCCTGAGCGCCGACGCCGTCACGCGCGTCGAGGTCACCACCCGCGTCGAGCACGCCGCCGACGCCGCCGAGCTCCTCGCCGGCACGCGCCGCCTGCTCGGCCTCGACGTGGACGCCGCCCGCATCGACGCCGACCTCGCCCGCGACCCCGCGCTGGCCGCCGCCGTGCGCGCGACCCCCGGCCTGCGGATCCCCGGCACGCTGGATCCGTGCTCCACGCTCTTCCGCACCGTCGTCGGCCAGCAGATCTCCGTCGCCAGCGCCCGCGCCACCCACGGCCGCATGACCGCGGACCTCGGCGAGGACCTGCCCGCGTCCGTCGCGCACGGATCCGTGACCCGCCTGCCGCCGACCGCCACCCGCATCGCCCGCGACGGCGCCGAGCTCCTCCGCGGGCCCGCCCGGCGCACGGCCACGCTGATCCGCATCGCCGAGGCGCTCGAGAGCGGCGAGCTCGTGATCGAGCGCGGCATGCCGCGCGCGGAGCTCCGGGCCGCGCTCGTCGCGTTCCACGGTGTCGGACCGTGGACGGCCGACTACGTCGCGATGCGCGCGCTCGGCGAGCCGGACATCCTGCTCTCCGGCGACCTCATCGTCCGCCGCGGGGCCGCCGCCCTGGGCCTGCCGGACGAGGCGCGCGCCCTCGACGCCCGCGCCGCCGCGTGGTCGCCGTGGCGCTCCTACGCGACCCTGCACCTCTGGCGCGTCATGACCGACGGCATGCCGGCGGCCGGCTGA
- a CDS encoding FAD-binding oxidoreductase: MIDDDVIRTPPTPATADAIRAELVAALGDVVATDAASLEDARSDRSGYRSPADPIAVVRATEVEHVVATLRIASATGTPVVTRGAGTGLAGGATASAGEIVLSVRGMDRILEVSEADELAVVEPGVLNDDLNARLAPLGLWYSPDPASKAISTIGGNIATNAGGLLCAKYGVTREAVLALTVVLADGRVVDTGHRTVKGVTGYDLTALMIGSEGTLGVIVRATVRLRPLPTATPSTVAAFFPDATAAAASSAITAARIRPAAMELIDAGALEAIDAFLGTDHSTRGSAHLLVRCDGPDAADEAARVVEVVVAGGGTADVTDDAGEGERLLAIRRAFHPALAARGRVLIEDVAVPRSRLADMLARIREIERETGLRIPTVAHAGDGNLHPNFCIPEDPTTPDGDATGIPDDVWRAADLLFRAAVDLGGTLTGEHGVGLLKRRWLADELGDDVMGLAAGIRRVFDPQGILNPGKAA; the protein is encoded by the coding sequence ATGATCGACGACGACGTGATCCGCACCCCTCCGACGCCCGCCACCGCCGACGCCATCCGCGCGGAGCTCGTCGCGGCCCTCGGCGACGTCGTCGCCACCGACGCGGCCTCCCTCGAGGACGCGCGCAGCGACCGCTCCGGCTACCGCAGCCCCGCGGATCCGATCGCCGTCGTGCGCGCGACCGAGGTCGAGCACGTGGTCGCCACCTTGCGCATCGCGAGCGCCACCGGCACGCCCGTCGTCACGCGCGGCGCCGGCACGGGCCTCGCGGGCGGCGCAACGGCGTCCGCGGGCGAGATCGTGCTGTCGGTGCGCGGCATGGACCGGATCCTCGAGGTCAGCGAGGCCGACGAGCTCGCGGTCGTGGAGCCCGGCGTCCTCAACGACGACCTCAACGCCCGGCTCGCCCCGCTCGGCCTCTGGTACTCGCCGGATCCCGCGAGCAAGGCGATCTCCACCATCGGCGGCAACATCGCCACCAACGCGGGCGGCCTGCTGTGCGCCAAGTACGGCGTGACCCGCGAGGCCGTCCTCGCGCTCACGGTCGTGCTCGCCGACGGCCGCGTGGTCGACACCGGCCACCGCACCGTCAAGGGCGTCACGGGCTACGACCTCACGGCGCTCATGATCGGCTCGGAGGGCACGCTCGGCGTCATCGTGCGCGCGACCGTGCGGCTCCGCCCGCTGCCGACCGCGACGCCGTCGACCGTCGCCGCGTTCTTCCCCGACGCCACGGCGGCGGCGGCGTCCTCCGCGATCACCGCCGCGCGCATCCGGCCGGCGGCGATGGAGCTCATCGACGCCGGTGCGCTCGAGGCCATCGACGCGTTCCTCGGCACCGACCACTCCACGCGCGGATCCGCCCACCTCCTCGTGCGCTGCGACGGTCCCGACGCCGCCGACGAGGCCGCGCGCGTCGTCGAGGTCGTCGTCGCCGGCGGCGGCACGGCCGACGTGACCGACGACGCCGGGGAGGGCGAGCGCCTCCTCGCGATCCGCCGCGCGTTCCACCCGGCGCTCGCCGCCCGCGGCCGCGTGCTCATCGAGGACGTCGCCGTGCCGCGGTCGCGCCTCGCCGACATGCTCGCGCGCATCCGGGAGATCGAGCGCGAGACGGGCCTGCGGATCCCGACGGTCGCGCACGCGGGCGACGGCAACCTGCACCCCAACTTCTGCATCCCCGAGGACCCGACCACGCCCGACGGCGACGCGACCGGCATCCCCGACGACGTGTGGCGCGCGGCCGACCTCCTCTTCCGCGCCGCCGTCGACCTCGGCGGCACGCTCACGGGCGAGCACGGCGTGGGCCTGCTCAAGCGGCGCTGGCTCGCCGACGAGCTGGGCGACGACGTCATGGGGCTGGCCGCCGGGATCCGCCGCGTCTTCGACCCGCAGGGCATCCTCAACCCCGGCAAGGCGGCCTGA
- a CDS encoding PrsW family intramembrane metalloprotease: MTDPSVPVTVHRPSPASPPPSMELPTAHAPSRITASAVLGVVGVAVLLLVGLVVAAYLVLSLGIQAVAICALLALIPLAGVLLAIRWVDRWEPEPRLALLFALLWGAAASVAIALLFDLVAQYARLAIGVPTRYTEFLQLAVQAPVVEESAKAIGLLLIFWVARRHFDGPVDGVVYGATIAAGFAFTENIVYFGGPLVSGTTGTLVGTFVLRGLFSPFAHVTFTMITGIAIGYGARRGPGAALGFGAIGLVGAIVLHALWNTGVTITGDFLSFYVLLQVPIFAFLVTVVILLRRYEIHLTRRRLREYAAVGWFMPAEVEMLSTWQGRRRARLWARTRGGDAGRAMGLFTRDATRLAFARQRMLSERPAASGRSEAGHLDDERRLLRAVTEHREALLRGGRR; the protein is encoded by the coding sequence GTGACCGACCCGTCCGTCCCCGTGACCGTCCACCGTCCCTCACCGGCCTCCCCGCCGCCGTCCATGGAGCTGCCGACGGCGCACGCGCCCTCGCGCATCACCGCGTCGGCCGTGCTCGGCGTCGTGGGCGTCGCCGTCCTGCTGCTCGTCGGACTCGTCGTCGCCGCGTACCTCGTGCTCAGCCTCGGGATCCAGGCCGTCGCGATCTGCGCCCTCCTCGCCCTCATCCCGCTCGCCGGCGTGCTCCTCGCCATCCGCTGGGTCGACCGCTGGGAGCCCGAGCCTCGGCTGGCCCTGCTGTTCGCGCTGCTGTGGGGCGCCGCCGCGTCCGTGGCGATCGCGCTCCTGTTCGACCTCGTCGCGCAGTACGCGCGCCTCGCGATCGGCGTGCCCACGCGCTACACGGAGTTCCTGCAGCTCGCCGTCCAGGCGCCCGTCGTCGAGGAGAGCGCGAAGGCGATCGGACTGCTCCTCATCTTCTGGGTCGCGCGCCGACACTTCGACGGGCCGGTGGACGGCGTCGTCTACGGCGCGACCATCGCGGCCGGCTTCGCCTTCACGGAGAACATCGTCTACTTCGGCGGCCCGCTCGTCTCCGGCACGACCGGCACGCTCGTCGGCACCTTCGTGCTGCGCGGCCTGTTCTCGCCCTTCGCGCACGTGACCTTCACCATGATCACCGGCATCGCCATCGGCTACGGCGCCCGCCGCGGGCCGGGCGCCGCGCTCGGGTTCGGCGCGATCGGGCTCGTCGGCGCCATCGTGCTGCACGCCCTCTGGAACACGGGCGTCACGATCACGGGCGACTTCCTCTCCTTCTACGTGCTGCTGCAGGTGCCGATCTTCGCGTTCCTCGTGACCGTCGTGATCCTCCTGCGCCGCTACGAGATCCACCTCACGCGCCGCCGCCTCCGCGAGTACGCGGCCGTCGGCTGGTTCATGCCCGCCGAGGTCGAGATGCTGAGCACGTGGCAGGGGCGCCGTCGCGCACGGCTCTGGGCGCGCACGCGCGGCGGCGACGCGGGACGCGCGATGGGCCTGTTCACGCGGGACGCGACGCGGCTCGCGTTCGCGCGCCAGCGCATGCTCTCGGAGCGGCCCGCGGCGTCCGGCCGGTCGGAGGCCGGGCACCTCGACGACGAGCGGCGCCTGCTGCGCGCCGTGACCGAGCACCGCGAGGCGCTCCTGCGCGGCGGTCGACGCTAG
- a CDS encoding DUF3072 domain-containing protein — MSDANQDTTGGDEKEMLGSSTPTPPQSAEKDPSTWVTGDEPMTGAQRSYLDSLATQAGEEIPADLNKAEASEQIERLQEKKDTASPQSDDAS, encoded by the coding sequence ATGAGCGATGCGAACCAGGACACCACCGGCGGCGACGAGAAGGAGATGCTCGGCTCCTCCACCCCCACGCCGCCGCAGAGCGCCGAGAAGGACCCGAGCACGTGGGTCACGGGCGACGAGCCGATGACGGGCGCGCAGCGCAGCTACCTCGACTCGCTCGCCACGCAGGCCGGCGAGGAGATCCCCGCCGACCTCAACAAGGCCGAGGCGAGCGAGCAGATCGAGCGCCTGCAGGAGAAGAAGGACACGGCGTCGCCGCAGTCGGACGACGCGAGCTGA
- a CDS encoding recombinase family protein, which produces MTTLVGYVRVARSEEAYQDQVDALDAAGCERIFVDVAGGRRAPRPGLQDALDYLRENDELLVVSLDRLGPGTADVVRILNGLEARGIAFRAIRDGLEAGTAAGRGLFAATLALATVEATTEAEKHRRRSAAPAESSAPEAPATPAAPALPSLPKGITRRKLQIAVEERSKGRDTAEIARVLDVSERVVTRALAWAESGRQGGLRP; this is translated from the coding sequence ATGACCACGCTGGTCGGTTACGTCCGCGTCGCGCGCTCCGAGGAGGCGTACCAGGACCAGGTCGACGCCCTCGATGCGGCCGGCTGCGAGCGCATCTTCGTCGACGTCGCCGGCGGTCGCCGGGCCCCGCGCCCCGGCCTGCAGGACGCGCTCGACTACCTCCGCGAGAACGACGAGCTGCTCGTCGTGAGCCTCGACCGGCTGGGGCCGGGCACGGCCGACGTCGTCCGGATCCTCAACGGGCTCGAAGCGCGCGGCATCGCCTTCCGCGCCATCCGCGACGGGCTGGAGGCCGGCACCGCCGCCGGCCGCGGGCTGTTCGCGGCCACCCTCGCGCTCGCGACCGTGGAGGCGACGACGGAGGCGGAGAAGCACCGCCGCCGGTCGGCCGCGCCGGCCGAGAGCTCCGCTCCCGAGGCCCCGGCGACGCCGGCCGCGCCCGCCCTCCCGTCGCTGCCCAAGGGCATCACGCGGCGGAAGCTGCAGATCGCGGTCGAGGAGCGCTCGAAGGGCCGCGACACCGCGGAGATCGCGCGCGTCCTCGACGTGAGCGAGCGCGTCGTCACGCGCGCGCTGGCGTGGGCCGAGTCCGGCCGCCAGGGCGGGCTGCGACCCTGA
- a CDS encoding DUF2945 domain-containing protein, with protein sequence MAELKKGDHVTWNTPQGETHGKVVEEKTKDFQHDGQHFTASSDEPAYIVESDKSGKTAAHKGSALTKKK encoded by the coding sequence ATGGCGGAGCTCAAGAAGGGCGACCACGTCACCTGGAACACGCCCCAGGGCGAGACCCACGGGAAGGTCGTCGAGGAGAAGACGAAGGACTTCCAGCACGACGGGCAGCACTTCACCGCGTCGAGCGACGAGCCCGCGTACATCGTGGAGAGCGACAAGTCCGGCAAGACCGCGGCCCACAAGGGATCCGCGCTGACGAAGAAGAAGTAG
- a CDS encoding SDR family NAD(P)-dependent oxidoreductase, with product MDLGITGKTALITGADSGIGWETARILLSEGATVVLSDQDQGSLDEAAAQLDGGDRVHAFAADVTSVESLAALREKVQEAVGDIDILVQSAGITGAQGLFHEIDDEGWTNTIEVDLLGPVRLVKQFLPSLRKGGWGRIVFLASEDAVQPYDDELPYCAAKAGILALSKGLSRSYAKEGLLVNAVSPAFIHTPMTDAMMEKRADQLGTSTDDAIESFLDEERPYMELKRRGEPAEVANVVAFLCSDLASFVNGSNYRVDSGSVATI from the coding sequence ATGGATCTCGGCATCACAGGGAAGACCGCGCTCATCACGGGAGCCGACTCGGGGATCGGGTGGGAGACCGCCCGCATCCTCCTCAGCGAGGGCGCGACCGTCGTCCTGAGCGACCAGGACCAGGGATCGCTCGACGAGGCCGCCGCGCAGCTCGACGGCGGCGACCGCGTGCACGCGTTCGCGGCCGACGTGACGAGCGTCGAGTCGCTCGCGGCGCTGCGCGAGAAGGTGCAGGAGGCGGTCGGCGACATCGACATCCTCGTGCAGTCCGCCGGCATCACCGGCGCGCAGGGCCTCTTCCACGAGATCGACGACGAGGGCTGGACGAACACCATCGAGGTCGACCTCCTGGGACCCGTGCGGCTCGTGAAGCAGTTCCTCCCGTCGCTGCGGAAGGGCGGCTGGGGCCGGATCGTGTTCCTCGCCTCCGAGGACGCCGTGCAGCCGTACGACGACGAGCTCCCCTACTGCGCCGCCAAGGCCGGGATCCTCGCGCTGTCGAAGGGCCTCTCGCGCAGCTACGCGAAGGAGGGCCTGCTCGTGAACGCGGTCTCGCCCGCCTTCATCCACACGCCCATGACCGACGCGATGATGGAGAAGCGCGCCGACCAGCTGGGGACCTCGACGGACGACGCGATCGAGTCGTTCCTCGACGAGGAGCGCCCCTACATGGAGCTGAAGCGCCGCGGCGAGCCCGCCGAGGTCGCCAACGTGGTCGCGTTCCTCTGCTCCGACCTCGCGTCGTTCGTGAACGGATCCAACTACCGCGTCGACTCCGGATCGGTGGCGACGATCTGA
- a CDS encoding Dps family protein produces the protein MTTTVERPTSASAKATQPEGSKKTKRQNVERGFTASEQLHENMQKVLVDLIELHIQGKQAHWNVVGKNFRDLHLQLDEIIDSAREFSDDLAERMRALHATPDGRSDTVAETTTLPEYPQGEVDTAETVDLVTQRLEAAVHTMREVHDDVDEEDPTTADLLHGFITALEQYAWMVSAENRRVGSAAE, from the coding sequence ATGACCACGACCGTCGAACGCCCCACCAGCGCATCCGCGAAGGCCACCCAGCCCGAGGGCTCCAAGAAGACGAAGCGGCAGAACGTCGAGCGGGGCTTCACGGCCTCCGAGCAGCTGCACGAGAACATGCAGAAGGTGCTCGTCGACCTCATCGAGCTGCACATCCAGGGCAAGCAGGCGCACTGGAACGTCGTCGGCAAGAACTTCCGCGACCTCCACCTCCAGCTCGACGAGATCATCGACTCGGCGCGCGAGTTCAGCGACGACCTGGCCGAGCGCATGCGCGCCCTGCACGCCACGCCGGACGGCCGCAGCGACACCGTCGCCGAGACCACGACGCTCCCCGAGTACCCGCAGGGCGAGGTCGACACGGCCGAGACCGTCGACCTCGTGACCCAGCGCCTCGAGGCCGCCGTGCACACCATGCGCGAGGTCCACGACGACGTCGACGAGGAGGACCCGACCACCGCGGACCTGCTCCACGGCTTCATCACCGCCCTCGAGCAGTACGCGTGGATGGTCTCCGCGGAGAACCGCCGCGTCGGCTCGGCCGCCGAGTAG